Proteins from a single region of Budorcas taxicolor isolate Tak-1 chromosome 11, Takin1.1, whole genome shotgun sequence:
- the CENPA gene encoding histone H3-like centromeric protein A, translating into MGPHRPRRKPETPRRRPVSPAPAARRPARSLGTSSRPLARRGRGILKEIRTLQKTTHLLLRKTPFCRLAREICVQFTRGVDFNWQAQALLALQEAAEAFLVHLFEDAYLLSLHAGRVTLFPKDVQLARRIRGIQEGLG; encoded by the exons ATGGGCCCGCACCGCCCGAGACGCAAGCCCGAAACACCAAGGAGGCGCCCCGTAAGCCCGGCTCCCGCCGCCCGCCGGCCGGCCCGGTCCTTAG GCACGTCCTCCCGTCCACTTGCTCGCCGGGGACGTGGAATCCTGAAGGAGATCCGAACTCTTCAGAAGACCACCCACCTGCTGTTAAGAAAGACCCCCTTCTGCCGCCTG GCAAGAGAAATATGTGTTCAATTCACTCGTGGTGTGGACTTCAATTGGCAAGCCCAGGCCCTGTTGGCCCTACAAGAG GCGGCAGAAGCATTTCTAGTTCATCTCTTCGAGGATGCCTATCTCCTCTCCTTACACGCCGGCCGCGTCACGCTCTTCCCCAAGGATGTGCAGCTGGCCCGGAGGATCCGAGGCATTCAGGAAGGGCTTGGCTGA